A window of Oryza glaberrima chromosome 2, OglaRS2, whole genome shotgun sequence genomic DNA:
TATGTTCCTTGGATTAGTCACACATTTGTTCAATGGATTTGCGGAGCTCGCCATGAGCATTGCAAAGCTGCCGATATTCTATAAGCAGAGGGACCTGCTTTTCTATCCATCATGGGCGTATGCATTACCTACATGGGTGCTCAAAATCCCAATATCATTCTTGGAATGTGCTGTGTGGATTTGCATGACATACTATGTCATGGGCTTCGATCCAAACATAGAGAGATTCTTCCGCCATTATGTGCTGCTGGTACTGATCAGCCAGATGGCGTCCGGTCTCTTCCGGCTTCTCGCTGCACTAGGAAGAGAGATGGTTGTTGCAGACACGTTTGGGTCTTTTGCTCAGCTTATTCTTCTGGTTCTCGGTGGTTTCTTGATATCTAGAGGTATGCCAAGTAACTCATATATTGTTCCAGTAGTAACAAGAGCATTGTACTGAGTTCTCCTTTTGCAGAAAACATCAAGAAATGGTGGATTTGGGGCTACTGGTCCTCTCCTCTGATGTATGCACAGAATGCCATAGCAGTTAATGAGTTCCTTGGCCACAGCTGGAACAAGGTAATGCAGTGTCTCCTGCACCAACTCAAACCTGACAATCTAAGTTTGGATTTAGATAACTCAGAAGCAACCTAATCCTTGCGCAGGTTGTTGATCCGACACAAAGCAACGACACGCTTGGTGTCCAAGTCCTTAAGGTACGTGGCATCTTTGTCGATGCAAACTGGTACTGGATTGGCGTTGGCGCATTACTTGGATACATCATGCTCTTCAACATCCTCTTCATTCTGTTCCTTGAATGGCTTGACCGTGAGTATCATCTCAGCTCTGAAACACATAGATTAGCATATTCAAACATCATTTATTTGGCATTGACACCATATTATGACTGCAGCACTTGGAAAAGGTCAGGCTGTTGTTTCTGAAGAGGAATTGAGGGAAAAACATGTAAACCGTACCGGAGAAAATGTTGAGCTGCTGACTCTTGGAACAGATTCCCAGAATTCACCTTCTGATGGTCAGTCTTTTTAGTACATTCCTCTGTATTATGGCATTGAACAAGATATGCAATTTTGTTGTGTCCTTTTAACAAGTATAGCAAATGCAGGAAGAGGAGAGATTACAGGAGCTGACACCAGGAAGAGAGGAATGGTACTTCCATTTACTCCTCTGTCGATCACCTTCGACAATATCAGATACTCTGTGGATATGCCTCAGGTAAGCAAGCATTGGAAGCCTCCCTGTGTGTAACAAATATACCACCAAATGCTATTATGCTAATCCCGATGCACAATTTTTGACAGGAAATGAAAGATAAAGGTGTTACTGAAGATCGGCTACTGCTGCTGAAAGGTGTAAGCGGAGCTTTCAGGCCAGGAGTCCTTACAGCACTGATGGGTGTTAGCGGAGCTGGTAAAACAACTCTAATGGATGTGCTGGCGGGAAGGAAAACAGGCGGTTACATTGAAGGAGACATCTCCATCTCTGGATACCCAAAGAAGCAAGAGACCTTTGCTCGGATTGCTGGTTACTGTGAGCAAAATGATATCCACTCTCCACATGTCACTGTTTACGAGTCCCTTCTGTACTCAGCATGGCTCCGGTTACCCTCTGAAGTAGACTCGGAAGCAAGAAAGGTTAGTCAAACAGCCTTTACTCTGCTAGCTCATTACACATTTTGCATTGTGATGCTGACTCACTTCACGGATGCAGATGTTTGTGGAAGAAGTCATGGAACTTGTTGAGCTGACATCACTGAGGGGAGCACTGGTGGGACTGCCAGGAGTGAATGGTTTATCCACCGAACAGAGGAAGAGGCTCACTATTGCCGTTGAGCTTGTTGCCAACCCATCCATCATATTCATGGATGAACCAACTTCAGGACTAGATGCAAGGGCAGCTGCAATTGTGATGAGAACAGTTAGAAACACAGTAGACACAGGAAGAACTGTTGTCTGCACAATTCACCAGCCCAGCATTGACATATTTGAAGCTTTTGATGAGGTAAGTTGAAGCAAGGGCCAAAATTGCACAAATCTTGGATGCCTCTCATACGAACACTAACAGGCTATTCTTGAACTTCTGCAGCTGTTTCTGATGAAACGAGGAGGTGAAGAAATATATGTGGGCCCCCTGGGACACAACTCATGCCATCTCATCAATTACTTTGAGGTGAGCCTCGATACTTAAATACTGAAGTGAACACCAAATTTCCAACTTAAGACATGCATGGTAACCTTGCTCGCTGCTCCAAATTTAGGGTATACAAGGAGTGAGGAAAATCAAGGATGGTTACAATCCTGCAACATGGATGTTGGAGGTTACCACCCTAGCCCAAGAAGATATCCTTGGCATCAACTTTGCTGAAGTATACAGGAATTCTGATCTATACCAGTATGTTTCATGACAAAAGCCCCCCAAAATGTTCTTTTTCTGCTTTTTCTGTGTTATATCACTGATTCAATtgcaccattgcaggaggaataaAACATTGATAAGTGAATTAAGCACACCTCCACCTGGATCAACGGACCTGCACTTCCCAACTCAATTTTCACAGCCCTTCTTCACACAATGCATGGCTTGCCTGTGGAAGCAGCACAAATCATACTGGAGAAATCCGTCGTATACAGCAACTAGAATCTTCTTCACAACAGTTATAGCCCTCATTTTCGGCACTATATTCTTGAACCTAGGGAAGAAAATGTAAGTATCTTTGCTAACAAACCCAATTAACTTGATCTATGTTGGCATGTTTTGAGAAAGAAACTTACCTGTGCTTATCTTGCCTACAGAAACAAGAGATTGGATCTGTTCAACTCTTTGGGATCCATGTATGCAGCAGTCCTTTTCATTGGAATTCAAAACGGCCAGACTGTCCAACCAATTGTAGACGTTGAGCGAACAGTGTTCTACCGAGAAAAGGCCGCTGGAATGTACTCCGCTCTACCATATGCATTTGCGCAGGTAAATGGTCATAGCTGCATatttaaacaaaaaaacaattgcagTGTGCTTCCTTTATTAtacggaaaaaaaatctaacaatttaTCCTTTCAACAGGTTCTTATTGAGATACCACACATCTTCCTCCAGACTGTCGTGTATGGTCTGATCGTCTACAGCCTGATTGGCTTTGACTGGACAGTTGAAAAATTCTTCTGGTACATGTTCTTCATGTTCTTCACCTTCATGTACTTCACATTCTATGGGATGATGGCAGTCGCCATGACACCAAACAGCGACATTGCTGCCATAGTCTCTACTGCATTCTATTGCATATGGAATATCTTTGCCGGCTTCCTAATCCCCCGACCAGTAAGTATCTGATATTCATTCATTGTCCATACCAACCTTTAAGTCTTTTTTCTATACTGTTGATGCTGAAATATACATGGCTGGTTTGCAGAGGATACCAATATGGTGGAGGTGGTATTCCTGGGCATGCCCAGTGGCATGGACACTGTACGGACTTGTTGCCTCACAATATGGTGATATCACAAACTCTACACTGGAGGACGGGGAAGTGGTGCAAGATTACATCAGACGATACTTTGGGTTTAGGCATGACTACTTAGGTTATGTAGCAACTGCTGTTGTTGGGTTTGCTGCTCTCTTCGCGTTCGTCTTTGCCTTCTCCATCAAAGTCTTCAATTTCCAAAGAAGATAAGAGCACCATCTCATCTTGATTCAAGTTTGGATGAGTTTGCTGTTGAGTACTGGCACACAGCACTGTAAATGAGGAGAGAATGTATTCAGTATTTGTTTCATTCGTAGGCAATTGACATCTCTATCTGTTCAGTTTGGCATTTATCAAACAGATAAGAGGCATGTATGTAAACTGTAAAAATATGCAATAGTTCCATGATGTAATTTTTTCCATAATATTGTCAAGTATTTGTTCAATTGAATCTCACTGccttcaaaaagcagcaaatgaAACattaatgtgaaaaaaaaaaagatggcacTGCTATATAATGCTGAAAACAGTAGAAACTTTAGAAATCTACTACAAACACTAGCATTAGGAACTGATATAATCAATAATTCAAGATTGCTGGTGATGTTGTGTGTTCAGcatataattaataatttacGATTATTGTGATAACATATTACCATTTGGATTAAAAATAACCTTGATGCGAATTTTAAATGAGACGTGACTCACATTTCTAGACAGCAGGACAGCAAAAGTATTGACAACCAAAGACAAATTCAGATATCCAACTATTGAAGCTTCTAAGGTGTGCCATATATTTAACTATTGGATAATTTGGGAGGCTTAAAGAATATCGATAAAGGTTTGCAATTTTGCATAAGAAACGAATTTTATAGTCAAGACTGATTGTCATATGAAAATAACATTCCAAAAGCAAACTATACTTTGAGACAAAGTTTTAAACAGACATCCAGCAAGGACAGGCCAGATTGTCATATAAAAATAACATTCCAAAAGCAACTATACTTCGACACAAACTTTTGAACAGACATCCAGCAAACCTCTGGTTTACAAGAATGTACAGAGCATGGACTGCATCAGGGATTATTGCAGTCATACTCACAAAATAACTTGTGCCATTTATTGAGCAGCCTTTGTCTGTCAATCAATTTGGCCCAACCAAGGGAAAGAAAGATGACTGTTCAACAACTATATTGCACATTTCAACATGTGATAGTTTCTCTTAGGCAAAAAAACAACATGGCCTAGTTGCTCAAAAACCGGGGGAGGGGGGACTTCTCTATACAAAAGTATGGCATTGTTAACTAACAATAAGTCGAAAACAGATCCGTAGAATCGAtagtcaactttttttttgcagcgATATCGATGGTTAACTGACTGTGAGAAATAAATTGTTGATTTAGATTAGTCGTTGTTTTCACGAAACAATGTAATCCTCCAAAATTGACATTGGACTCTTGGTAATCCTCGGAAGATTTTGTCAAAATTGCCAAAGTGTTCCACAACAAAAGCACAAGTGGAAATGGCGATAAACAGCAATCGCACCACCAAATTCAGCGCAACTCAGAAATCCCCAAACAATTCCCCTCCAGCCGCACTAGCTCAGGTACAGAAACAGGCACATTTTGCAGGGGATCATCCAACTACCCAGCACTAAACAATCGATGGAAGTACAGATCAACAAGATCGCCTCCCACATTCATACAGCAACTATAGACTGGTAATTCGCGATGGCAACATACACCCGCAGGAAGATTAGGCGCGGGATGGATCTGACTCTGAGGAGAAGTAGGGTTACAGGATCGTTACCCAGAGTCACGCCGACCAAGCGCCGGAGtaacgcgggcggcggcggcggcggcggcgacgatccgCCCGTGGGCCGGCCGCCGGATCGGCATCACCGCCGGTCAGCGCGGTCGCGGGGCACCTCGGATTTCGCGCCTGGGTTGGGTTCAGATTTCAGGGCTTTTAGTACTCAtagtttaatttaattagagaaaattataaaaaaaattatagtgtggcatgtataaaaaaagtttaatttaattagataaaattataaaaaatatagctgGACTCATAGTGTGACAGATAGAATTTTAGTATAACAGACAAAATTGAgtacatataaacttttcaaTTTTCCCCtttctgacaaaaaaaaatctttaatgATCTAACCACCGTTGGATAAGAAATATGCGTGGGATCACTCTCAGGGCCTATTTGGGGAGTCTAAGATTTTGAgcagccagcttctgagaatatgAAAAAGATGGTTTTTTAACTTCTGGCTTTAGTTCACTTTCTAGATTATACAACTACGGCTTCTCATAATGTGGACCAAAAACTAAACTGTATAGGGGAGCTTCTAATTCCGAGAGAAGCTGTAACAACAAGAAGCTCCCTAGTCTCCCCGACCCCAACTTAGCATGAGAGCTCTTTGCTCTTGTCCATTTCTTTACACATCCATCGATTATCCTATGATGGATTAATTGTTTCACATCTCTCAAAATACAtttcacccaaaaaaataatcttttgtTTATACCAATTGTTTtaagctattttttaaatttatctgTACAATAaagtaaattcgttgcaataacctgctgaaaatttgtttcaaattttagagctttttccaaatttgaattggagaattttttttatagcatttgaacatttttttcattttctccttTGCTTTCTATTCTCGCAATGCAAAACTGAAGAtagggagaaagaaaagaaaggcaaAAATAATTCATCCCAAAGAAGATGTCTTCATGATCCACTGAACTCTACAGTTCTTTAGTTCTGCATATCTTCCCATCTAATCTGAACTTCTGTGTATCAGTTTATCTAGTCAGTCTATAGCCTATAGTTCTAGCCTATAGTTCTAGCCTATAGTTCAACAAAATagttttactcattcatcatttATCATGTCACACATCCAACGATCCAAATTAATCTGATGAGTCGTATCGGACGGCATCGACGCCTCCCTCCCGATCGCGCCCCTCCCACGCCCCCTCCCcatgcacctcctcctcccacaaCCCTCCCAGAAACCGCACCTCCCTCCCacgcctccctccgccgtctccgccgctgaCGCCGGAAACCGCCCCAATCTCCTCCCCCTTTTCATTCGCACACCCTCCTCACGCCCACATCCATCCCGTCACCCGCCCACTCGCCGTCGCACGAGCCTCCCCGTCGTCGATCCCCTCCCTTCTCACCCTCATCCTCAGGTATTGTTGCCGATTGTCCTGtctccgctcgtcgccggcccctCATAGCGCAAATCGTCATCCTGCATCGTCGATTCCCCATGCCTCGATCTCCCGTTGGGCTTCCTGCCGCTCGCCATTGACCATCGCCCATGGCTCCTCCAAGAGTCACCGCCGAATCCGGTTCTTTCATCTTATGATGGTTTGCCTGTTCTCTGCAGTTCAGCTTGGTAGATCAGTTTAGCGTTGAGAAGCAAGCTGTTAAAACATCCACTTAATGCAGAAGAGGTCATAAGCTCCACTCCTGAAAATTCCACATTTTTTAGATATCCTCACATTATTCACCCTATATATGTTTTCAGTTGTTCCTGTATATTTGGTACACTATTCTCGTTTAAGTTGTATGTCAGTTCAAATAGAATCTGGAGCGATGCTAACTTATGGTGCCAGCTTCGAAATTTGATTGCTCATGGAGACAGGGGACAGATTATTATTTTGTCTAAACATTTCTGAAAATATAATTCTGAAACTATGGTGAAATGAAACACTCTCATTTCTGAAAAATTCAGCTGCTGTATGGGTTGCTACTAGCCTACGGAATACATGGTTCAGTTTTAACCTGGCAATGTTTTCTTCGGGTTCTGGTCATTATGGTGTCATAAGAAATAGTCAGGCCACTCCATTCAAAAAATGGGAAAGACAATAAAGCTTTTTCAGTCAACAAGAGACGATAAAGGACTATTTTTGCATGTGCTCTTTTGCTTGGAGTATTGTGTGATTATATAGCTGATTGAGCTATGTTTAGAAAACTGAACTTCCCAGAACTAAAATTGAATAGTCTATGGCATGACCTAATCATTAATCAGTTCTCTATTTGTGAGACTGATAGTTGCAATTTTATAGAGGATGGTCTATCATAACAAACTAAATTActtctatgatttttttcttaaatcaAAGTTGATACATTTGTGACTGTTCATTGTTTCAGGCTGAAGGAGGACTCGTTgtttaaaaaatgaaatgaaaactGCTATCCATGTTGACTCCATCGATTCATTGATCAGATCAGGGGGTTTGAATGAATAAGGATATCTATGCTGTTCATGAAGTGCATAATGGATGGTGTGATCCTCTTTAATCATACTGCttccttcagagttcagatacAAGGTAGAATCTTTTACGCTACTTTCAGCTTAATTGATTGATTCATTTTCGTATTTGACTTGCAGGGCCTAACCATGGTAACTAATGATGCACAGCTGCTTTGCTCCAGGGTGAACCCTCACTCTGCTGGTTGGATTTCAGCCGTGGATTAGCAACTGGTTCATGTTCTGAAATTTTTATACTAACCATCCTCACTCTGTAGTATTTGAAATCAACCTTTCAGtttgttctgaatttttatGCATAATATAACCATGCCAGTATTTTGGAATGAGTGTAGAATTTGATCCGTCGGTTCTGAAGAAACCCGGTTACTTATTAGAAGAAGCAGAGACCACAACCTGGCAGTGGCTGGTCACTTCAGTGGTCTCCAATTGCCTTTGAATACGACAATGGTAATTTCAGAAATCTCCAAGTAATCCACTAATTTTAttacttacatttttttttcatctaaagCAAAATTGAAACCCTATGTTCCCTTGTAATTCTAAATTTGACTGCacatattttgatttttgatgAGTACTGCTTGATATATTCAGAACGGACAGGTTTTTGGGAACTAGCAATTATTGattttgattgttgatgctGAAGAGTTCTGACTTTCTACATGGGTTAGTTTCTTGTTCAACAAATTCAGGAAATAGTTTCAGCTCATCAGAAGTTTGCATTGCTGTCATCCCTTCTAGCCATCCTCGAGTAGTTGCAATGAATACATTGGGCAATTCAGCAATTGTGGATCCTATATCTAAGATAATCTTCCTTGGATAAAATAGAGTATATATCCGGGCAGTTGCttttgtgactgaaaaattCATAGCATAAAATGGTATGCCTGTAGGTCATTTGACCAGGCTGTTAATTTGGTAACATGAGTCTAATTTTGCCAAAAA
This region includes:
- the LOC127761857 gene encoding ABC transporter G family member 39; the protein is MDIVRMGSVASGGGSVRRTASSWRGTSGRSDAFGRSVREEDDEEALKWAAIEKLPTYDRMRKGILTAGGVEEVDIGGLGLQERRNLIERLVRTAEEDNERFLLKLRDRMERVGIDNPTIEVRFENLSIDAEAYVGNRGIPTFTNFFSNKIMDVLSAMRIVSSGKRPISILHDISGIIRPGRMSLLLGPPGSGKTSLLLALAGKLDSTLKVSGRVTYNGHDMDEFVPQRTSAYIGQHDLHIGEMTVRETLAFSARCQGVGTRYDMLTELSRREKEANIKPDPDIDVYMKAISVEGQESVVTDYILKILGLEICADTMVGDAMIRGISGGQKKRVTTGEMLVGPAKALFMDEISTGLDSSTTYQIVNSLRQSVHILGGTALIALLQPAPETYDLFDDIVLLSEGQIVYQGPRENILEFFEAMGFKCPERKGVADFLQEVTSRKDQHQYWCRRDEPYRYISVNDFSEAFKEFHVGRNLGSELRVPFDRTRNHPAALTTSRYGISKMELTKACFSREWLLMKRNSFVYIFKILQLIILGSIGMTVFLRTKMHRRSVEDGAIFLGAMFLGLVTHLFNGFAELAMSIAKLPIFYKQRDLLFYPSWAYALPTWVLKIPISFLECAVWICMTYYVMGFDPNIERFFRHYVLLVLISQMASGLFRLLAALGREMVVADTFGSFAQLILLVLGGFLISRENIKKWWIWGYWSSPLMYAQNAIAVNEFLGHSWNKVVDPTQSNDTLGVQVLKVRGIFVDANWYWIGVGALLGYIMLFNILFILFLEWLDPLGKGQAVVSEEELREKHVNRTGENVELLTLGTDSQNSPSDGRGEITGADTRKRGMVLPFTPLSITFDNIRYSVDMPQEMKDKGVTEDRLLLLKGVSGAFRPGVLTALMGVSGAGKTTLMDVLAGRKTGGYIEGDISISGYPKKQETFARIAGYCEQNDIHSPHVTVYESLLYSAWLRLPSEVDSEARKMFVEEVMELVELTSLRGALVGLPGVNGLSTEQRKRLTIAVELVANPSIIFMDEPTSGLDARAAAIVMRTVRNTVDTGRTVVCTIHQPSIDIFEAFDELFLMKRGGEEIYVGPLGHNSCHLINYFEGIQGVRKIKDGYNPATWMLEVTTLAQEDILGINFAEVYRNSDLYQRNKTLISELSTPPPGSTDLHFPTQFSQPFFTQCMACLWKQHKSYWRNPSYTATRIFFTTVIALIFGTIFLNLGKKINKRLDLFNSLGSMYAAVLFIGIQNGQTVQPIVDVERTVFYREKAAGMYSALPYAFAQVLIEIPHIFLQTVVYGLIVYSLIGFDWTVEKFFWYMFFMFFTFMYFTFYGMMAVAMTPNSDIAAIVSTAFYCIWNIFAGFLIPRPRIPIWWRWYSWACPVAWTLYGLVASQYGDITNSTLEDGEVVQDYIRRYFGFRHDYLGYVATAVVGFAALFAFVFAFSIKVFNFQRR